In a genomic window of Weissella tructae:
- a CDS encoding DUF1273 domain-containing protein, whose product MDRLWITGFRQHELGVFKEKDPKVEVIKFALKKVLTHELENGLNWLIVGGQSGIETWAIEVALELQPEYDDFQIALMTPFTDFGSNWKEERQTKLSDLKARVNFTQSISQNKYTDPNQLKQYQRFMLEHTDQAVIFYDDIAENASVRYDVWAAKRYQENVDYPVRLIDFDRLQDYANEYQENTFY is encoded by the coding sequence ATGGATCGATTATGGATTACAGGTTTTCGACAACATGAATTAGGTGTTTTTAAAGAAAAAGACCCGAAAGTAGAGGTTATCAAGTTTGCCTTAAAGAAAGTCCTGACTCATGAGTTAGAAAATGGCCTAAATTGGTTGATTGTTGGGGGACAATCAGGAATTGAAACTTGGGCCATTGAAGTGGCGTTAGAATTACAACCAGAATATGATGATTTTCAAATTGCACTGATGACACCATTTACAGATTTTGGTTCTAATTGGAAAGAAGAACGACAAACCAAATTAAGTGATTTGAAAGCACGTGTTAATTTTACGCAGAGTATTTCCCAAAATAAGTACACAGATCCTAACCAATTAAAGCAATATCAAAGGTTCATGTTGGAACATACTGATCAAGCAGTTATTTTTTATGATGACATCGCTGAGAATGCCAGCGTGCGATATGACGTTTGGGCAGCGAAACGTTATCAAGAAAATGTTGATTATCCAGTGAGGTTAATCGACTTTGATCGATTGCAAGATTACGCAAATGAATACCAAGAAAATACTTTTTATTAA
- the gpsB gene encoding cell division regulator GpsB: MENVLHTREEILSKDFKKTRIGTGYDMTDVDSYLDEIMADYQAFQNNMDQLEAQNASLKSQVAELTKQLSVAQATEPQQAAPTKVAQPAVAANTNMDILKRLSNLERRVFGVSAEATKNVDRTAPVTKIVAEEPTQSV, from the coding sequence ATGGAAAATGTATTGCACACACGTGAAGAAATTTTAAGTAAAGATTTTAAGAAGACCCGTATTGGGACGGGATACGATATGACAGATGTTGACTCATATTTAGATGAAATCATGGCTGACTATCAAGCTTTCCAAAACAACATGGACCAACTTGAAGCACAAAATGCGAGCTTGAAGAGCCAAGTTGCAGAACTAACAAAGCAATTGTCTGTTGCGCAAGCAACTGAACCACAACAAGCAGCACCAACTAAGGTTGCACAACCTGCTGTTGCGGCAAATACAAACATGGACATTTTGAAGCGTCTATCTAATTTGGAACGTCGTGTCTTCGGTGTTTCAGCAGAAGCGACTAAAAATGTAGATCGTACAGCTCCAGTGACAAAAATTGTTGCAGAAGAGCCTACTCAAAGTGTATAA
- the recU gene encoding Holliday junction resolvase RecU: MTFNYPNGQPYTGPQRPAKASLQSRASNRGMTLEGDINVANQYYRDIGRAVIHKKPTPVQIVKVHYPERAAAKITEAYFTQASTTDYNGIYLGRYIDFDAKETAHKQSFPLKNVHAHQVAHLRQIQTQQGLAVFIIRFTARQETFVIPATLLFQYWDNQETGRKSIPYDAFVTHGVRVTPGLQISTPYLDAIDQLLAKGEQNG, from the coding sequence ATGACATTCAATTATCCGAATGGCCAACCATATACAGGCCCACAACGACCAGCGAAAGCATCGTTACAATCACGGGCAAGTAATCGTGGTATGACTCTTGAAGGAGACATTAATGTTGCGAATCAGTATTACCGAGATATCGGCCGGGCAGTGATTCATAAGAAACCCACACCTGTGCAGATTGTCAAAGTACATTATCCTGAACGCGCAGCCGCTAAAATTACAGAAGCCTATTTCACTCAGGCCTCAACGACTGATTATAACGGCATATACTTAGGACGTTATATTGACTTTGATGCGAAAGAAACTGCCCATAAGCAGTCTTTCCCATTAAAAAATGTACACGCTCATCAAGTTGCCCACTTACGTCAGATTCAAACCCAACAAGGGTTAGCAGTTTTCATCATTCGTTTCACGGCACGCCAAGAAACGTTTGTTATTCCCGCGACCCTACTATTTCAGTATTGGGATAATCAAGAAACGGGCCGGAAATCGATTCCGTATGATGCCTTTGTTACACACGGTGTCCGCGTGACCCCTGGTTTACAAATCAGCACCCCCTATCTTGACGCAATTGATCAATTGTTAGCTAAAGGAGAACAAAATGGCTGA